The genomic region AGTTTTATGTAAACTGTATTTATAGAGACAGGTAATTAATTTTCTATGATTTCATTTGATATAGGACTGGAATGTTTGAAGTGAGTAACAAAAATCGATACATGTATCAATTACATAATAACAAATTTGCATTGGCTAGTAAACAGTTATTTCTTTTATGTTAACAATTATTATTAGGTCTGATAATAGTACTCTTATGCAATTTAGCTTGTTGAGCGGTATTGTATGGAATGAATATACCATATATTACTAGATATGACAGTCTGTTGACTTAAAAAAATTATAAAATATCCATCTACATATACTTTAAATTAATCAGTAAGCTAAAGAAAAGGGAAATTATATGCAACTAATGTTAACATAAATAAATAATGAAAAACGAAAATACATAATGTTTTATGAGTGACAATAGAGGTGCTGTAGCGGATGACTTGCTGAGAAAAAAACTGCTCAAACACGCTGAAATTGGTTTTTGACTGCTAGACAAATAATAATTATTACTACAGTTAGAGGGGGTGGTTAAAAATATATCAAAGTTGACATAATAATTATATAGCATTATACTGGAATCATACTGGTAGTATACATAATACCAGTACAGAACCAATGACAACATCAGTATACGCGAAGTATCAGGTTACATATAAGATATAAAATTGGATTAATGTTATCAAACACTGGGGGGGTTAAAGGATGAAAAAAAGGAAAAAAGTCCTGTTTTTAGGGCTTGATGCTGCCATGCCTGATCTTGTGAAAAAATTTGTAAATGAGGGCAACATGCCAAACACAGCAAAGCTAATGGAGCAAGGTGTATTTTCCAGACTGGAAACAGTTTTCCCGCCTCTTACTGCGGCGGCATGGACTGCTATCGTAAGTGGTGCGGGATCAGGGACAAACGGCGTACCAAGTTTAATGGTAAAGCACTCCGGAGAGGAGCTGGACCACTGGCATACTTCCTTTGACAGAAATGAAGTACTTTGTGAAACACTTTGGGATGTTGGAAATCGCAGTGGTTTAAAATCAGCATTAATTAATTGGCCTGTTACATTCCCACTGGGAGGAATTGATGAAAGCCAGGGGGTACAGTTGGCAGGGTCTTTGAATCCACCTTTCAGATATTTCTACATGCCCCTCTGGGATGTAGCGTCAAGCAGTGTCTTCTCTGATAGGCTGCTTAATTGTAATCAAATCCCTGGAAGAGCAGTACAAATCAAAACAAAACCGGCAGAGGGATGGACTAACCTCCCGAATAGTTTCAAGCCTGTACTGGAATTTGAAATTACAGTTCCTCCTACATACATAGAAGGTTACAAAATGCAGGTTGCAATGTATGCATCTACTGCAGAAGGATATGACAGAGTTTTAATATCGGAAACGAAGGATGCAGGCAAAGCTGTTACTGATATCACCTTAGGTGACTATGGCCCCTGGATCGTAAAGAACTTTAAAGCCAGAGACAAACAAAGAGACGGTTGCTTCCGGTTCCAGCTTTTTGAACTTTCCAAAGACGGCAAACATTTCAAACTGTATCAATCTGCAATAAATACAGCAGAAAATTACTCTGTACCAGCTAGCTTGACGGAAGAAGTCAAAAAGGTTGCTGGGACTTACATGGAAGTTGATGATCCCTGGGCGTTTATGGACGGATGGATGCCTGCGGAGCTTTATATAGAGCAGCTTGGACTTCATGCCAACTGGTGGGGCAATGCTACAAGACATGTACTTGCAAACAATGAATGGGATATGGGTTTTTCGTGGGTAGGAACTATCGACCATATAGAACACGTACTTTACTCCGGTATAGTGCCGGAAGCAAGGGTGTATGATCCAAGCAAGGCAGATTGGTGTATGGATCAGATAAGAACGGTTTACAAACAAGTAGATGACAACATCGGCAAGATACTTGAGGCTGTAAATCTGGAAGAAACCATAGTGATTTTGATATCTGACCACGGTATGACTCATCTTGACTGGAGCCCTTATGTAAAAGAACATCTTTCCAGAAACGGATTACTAAATTATGTACTGGATCTGACACATGACAACCCGGGTAATTTGAGTATCAAATGGGAAAAGACCAAATGTCATCCTCTGGAGCCGTGTCATGCTCATATTTTTATTAACTTAAAGGGAAGAGACCCGCAGGGGATTGTCGATCCAAAGGATTATAAAAAGGTACAAGGAGAAATAATCAAAGCCTTATTGGATATGAAAAACCCGGAAACAGGAGAAAGCGTTGTTGCCTTGGCGCTCAAAAAGGAAGAGGCAGGTACACTGGGTATTCAGGAGGGTCCAGGCTACGACAGAGTCGGAGATGTGGTATATGCCTGGAAGCCAGGATATATGTCACACCCATTCGTTTACAGAACAGCCGTCAAATATAGGGATGGATCTGAAAGGATTATTGTAAATCCGGAGCTATATGAACCGGCAGTTTTATGCAGGAACTTTACTGGTGTCCATCTTGCATTACCTTCCTTGCATGACATGCATGCATTAATGATTATGGCAGGTCCTGGTATAGCAAAGTATGAACGGAAATATGCTGCAAAAATTATTGATGTAGCGCCAACGATTTCCAAAATATTAGGAATGGATGTTCCGAAAGATGCAGAAGGTGGGGTGCTATATGATATCATCGACAGAATTGAAGAATAATATAGGAACAATAGGACTTGCCGGTGTAGGAACAATGGGAAAATGCATGCTGGACCGTTTGATTGCAAATGGTTTCAATGTTGCGGCTTACGACCCTTTTCCGGCAGCTCGTGACTATGCAAATGGAAAGGGAGCTGTAGTTTTAGGAAGTCCGGCAGAGCTTGCAAAGGCGGCAAAGCTGATTATTATGTCGTTACCCGCACCAAAGCAGGTTTTTGATGTAATCGGTGGAGAAAATGGACTGTTAGACGCATTGACAGAAGAACATGTAGTAGTCGATACAAGCACAGTAAGCCCTCAAACTTCGCAAAAGGGTGCGGAAATGGTATCGGCTAAGGGAGCAAGCTATGTAGATGCTCCTATTCTGGGAAGACCAAGTGCAGCAGGAAATTGGCTGCTTCCCTCCGGGGGTACTGAAAAGGCAATTGAATTTGCCCAGCCTGCCTTATTGACATTTGCCAAAAAAGTGGTCAGAGTTGGCGAAAACGGTTCAGGTAATGTAGTAAAATTGCTAAATCAGTTAATGTTCTCAGTTATTAATTGTGTAAGCACTGAGATTATGGCGTTAACAGAGGTGGTAGGAATTGACAAGAAAGTATTCTACGACGTAGTAGCAAACAGTGATGCTGCAACTGTCAGCGGATTGTTTAAAGAAACCGCAAGAAGAATCGTCTCAGAAGAATATGATAACCCAACCTTTACTGTAGAGTTGTTATGCAAGGATGCAGCCCTTGGCATACAGATGACCAAAGATGCTGGAGTAACACCGTTGATAGCGGGGTTTGTGCAGATTATTAATGAAAACGCAAAAGGAAAAGGTCTTGCGAAGCAAGATACCAGCGCAATTACTAAAATATTTGAAGAGCATTTTTCCAAACTTGATTAGTAGTATAGTTTTTACCCTCCTTATTTATGTTCTGATATTTATTGATAACACAAGAAAGTTGATTCTTTTCCTACTTTATGAAAGGTCTCTATTCAAATGGGAATCCTGAAGCAAAAAGACACTCTGGGGGACTGACGGATAGCCGACGCAGAGTACATTAATTGCTCTATGCCTTATCCTGATTTATTGTGGATAAATTGGTATATCTGATGAATTATGTCTAACCGTACTATACCCATTTTCATCACTTTATATGGCACAAAGCTGCTATTCACTAAAAGCTGAAGTGAAATGGGGGTTGACATTGTTTTTTCTTCTGGAGTGTACTTTGGGCTTCATGTTCTATAACTACGCATGTAAATGCGTAAAAAAAAAGAGAGAGGAATGGTAAAATGAAAAAAATGGCAAGGTCAGTAGCAATTCTATTATGTATGCTGTTGGTTGTCGGAATGTTTGCTGCTTGTGGTAAAACCTCAGATTCAGCGTCTAATACAGCCACAGCATCCAGTACCGCCCCGGCAGATAGCGCTGCAAAAGATGGAAAAACAACTTTTGGTCTGGCTCCTTTTAATGAAAAGCAGGTACTACGTATCGGTTTCTTCACCGGATCTCCGCTATCCTATCCTTTCTTATTTGCGGATAAATTGGGCTATTTTAAAGAACTCAACATTGAAGTCCAGTATGTACCGTTTACAAACGGTCCCGCCATGTTGGAGGCAAACACCGAATGGGATATCGGCAGCATGGGTCTTGGGGGCCTAGCAACCGGACTGAAAAAAGGATTTAAAATTATCGACATAACTGATTATGAAGAAAACCTTGCTTTGTTTGCACGTAAAGACAGTCCTCTCGCAAAGGATCCTTCAAAAGCTGAGAACTGGAAAGGTACAACTTGGATTTATCCAGCTGGAACAACTGCTCAGGCAACACTTGTTACAGCACTTCAAAAAGTCGGATTATCCCTGAGTGATGTAAAATCTGTAAACATGGATGTAGCCAATGCCCTTACAGGATTCAAAGGCGGCACAGGTGATGGGCTTGGGGTTTGGAATGCCATAGCATTTAATGCTGAAGATGCAGGTTTTGTAAGAGTCAGTGATGCGGGAAAACTTGGGTTTAAAGCTCCTTGCGGTACAGTTGCAAATGAGCAGACACTCCAGGAGAAAAAAGAGCTGATTCAAACAGCTGTTGCATTATTCCACTTTGCAGCAGAGTGGATTAATAAGAGTGATGAAAACAAGAAACAGGCAGCTGATTGGTACCTTGAAAACTGTATAGACGAAGGTCTTAAAGTTGACCAAAGTATAGCAACACGTGTCATAGATTGGTACAGAGGCCCTTCAATGGCTGAATATATCAAACTTTACACAGATAAATCAGCTGATGATGCAAAACTCTTTACAAAAAGGGATTTGATCCAGGCTGAAAAGGATATCCTCATAGGATTCGACTTCTTCGTTTCCCAGGGCAAATATACTAATGATGACCGTACTAAATTCCTTGAGGGCAATCAAGTTGATCCATCCGTTGCTATGGGTGTAAAAGAGATGCTTGACAAGCAAGGAATAAAATACTAAACAGTACAAGATGAATGATCTCCCCTGCCTGCGGGGCAGGGGAGTATAATTTCTCTTCAGAAAGCGGGGAATTATGAGGTGAGCCAAAATATGAACTCTAAACCTCTAAGTAATAGCGAACGGGTGGCAATGATACAAAATCAGAGAAAGAGAAACCAATATCAGAATGCATTGCTTTCGCTCATAGGAATTCTAGGATTCCTGATTTTATGGCAAGTGGTATGTATGTTTAAAATAGTTGATAGCAAATATCTCTCTGCTCCGGTTCAGATTTTCAATCTTTTTATAACGAAGCTTGGCAATCCTGATCCAGATGGAGCGGTTATCGGAGTCAATGTTTTATCAAGCCTTACGGTTGCACTGTCGGGTTTTGGCCTAGCGATTGTAATCGGAATTCCGCTGGGACTTTTTATGGGCTGGTACAAAGGATTTGACAGTTTTATGAGGCCTCTGTTTGAAATAGTAAGGCCTATACCGCCCGTATCATGGATTCCGCTCACAATAGTCTGGCTCGGAATAGGTCTTCAAGCAAAAGCATTGATTGTATTCTTTGCAGCATTTGTACCGTGCCTTATTAATTCGTATACCGGCATCAGACAGACAAGTGAAGTTTTGAAAAACGTTGCTAAGACATGTGGTGCCTCAAATTTTACAATATTCTGGAAAGTTGGTATACCTTCATCGATGACCATGGCATTTGCCGGAGTAAAGGTTGCCATAGGTAATGCATGGGCAACTCTGGTTGCAGCAGAAATGCTTGCTGCTTCAAGCGGGCTGGGATATATGATTCTCATGGGTAGGCAGTTTGGACGGGTAGACCTGGTTATACTGGGAATTGTGGTTATTGGAGCAATAGGAATAATAATTACGGCATTGATAGGTATGCTAGAAAACAAAGTATTGGGGTGGAAGAAGCTATGAGCAGAGACAAAACTGCAGTAATGAGTGTGGCAGAGAAAAAAGCCTATTACCTTAGCCGACTCTATATGATATTACCCGTTGTTTCTATTTTTCTATTAATTCTATTATGGACAACCACAGCAGGTAAATCGGACTTTCCTTCTCCTAAGGAGACTTGGGACAGGCTTATGCAATTGTTTGAGCAGCCGATTAAGGGCAAAAATATCTTCGGCCATGTATGGGCAAGCTTGATAAGGGTGTTTGTCGCCTTGGGGTTTGACTGGACATTTGGTATTGCCTTTGGTATTCTTATTGGCTGGAACAAAAAGGCTAAAGCTATACTCACGCCATTGTTCAATGCTTTCAGGGCAGTTCCACCCCTTGCGTGGATTCCGCTTATTACAATC from Clostridia bacterium harbors:
- a CDS encoding alkaline phosphatase family protein, which produces MKKRKKVLFLGLDAAMPDLVKKFVNEGNMPNTAKLMEQGVFSRLETVFPPLTAAAWTAIVSGAGSGTNGVPSLMVKHSGEELDHWHTSFDRNEVLCETLWDVGNRSGLKSALINWPVTFPLGGIDESQGVQLAGSLNPPFRYFYMPLWDVASSSVFSDRLLNCNQIPGRAVQIKTKPAEGWTNLPNSFKPVLEFEITVPPTYIEGYKMQVAMYASTAEGYDRVLISETKDAGKAVTDITLGDYGPWIVKNFKARDKQRDGCFRFQLFELSKDGKHFKLYQSAINTAENYSVPASLTEEVKKVAGTYMEVDDPWAFMDGWMPAELYIEQLGLHANWWGNATRHVLANNEWDMGFSWVGTIDHIEHVLYSGIVPEARVYDPSKADWCMDQIRTVYKQVDDNIGKILEAVNLEETIVILISDHGMTHLDWSPYVKEHLSRNGLLNYVLDLTHDNPGNLSIKWEKTKCHPLEPCHAHIFINLKGRDPQGIVDPKDYKKVQGEIIKALLDMKNPETGESVVALALKKEEAGTLGIQEGPGYDRVGDVVYAWKPGYMSHPFVYRTAVKYRDGSERIIVNPELYEPAVLCRNFTGVHLALPSLHDMHALMIMAGPGIAKYERKYAAKIIDVAPTISKILGMDVPKDAEGGVLYDIIDRIEE
- a CDS encoding NAD(P)-dependent oxidoreductase — translated: MISSTELKNNIGTIGLAGVGTMGKCMLDRLIANGFNVAAYDPFPAARDYANGKGAVVLGSPAELAKAAKLIIMSLPAPKQVFDVIGGENGLLDALTEEHVVVDTSTVSPQTSQKGAEMVSAKGASYVDAPILGRPSAAGNWLLPSGGTEKAIEFAQPALLTFAKKVVRVGENGSGNVVKLLNQLMFSVINCVSTEIMALTEVVGIDKKVFYDVVANSDAATVSGLFKETARRIVSEEYDNPTFTVELLCKDAALGIQMTKDAGVTPLIAGFVQIINENAKGKGLAKQDTSAITKIFEEHFSKLD
- a CDS encoding ABC transporter substrate-binding protein, whose protein sequence is MKKMARSVAILLCMLLVVGMFAACGKTSDSASNTATASSTAPADSAAKDGKTTFGLAPFNEKQVLRIGFFTGSPLSYPFLFADKLGYFKELNIEVQYVPFTNGPAMLEANTEWDIGSMGLGGLATGLKKGFKIIDITDYEENLALFARKDSPLAKDPSKAENWKGTTWIYPAGTTAQATLVTALQKVGLSLSDVKSVNMDVANALTGFKGGTGDGLGVWNAIAFNAEDAGFVRVSDAGKLGFKAPCGTVANEQTLQEKKELIQTAVALFHFAAEWINKSDENKKQAADWYLENCIDEGLKVDQSIATRVIDWYRGPSMAEYIKLYTDKSADDAKLFTKRDLIQAEKDILIGFDFFVSQGKYTNDDRTKFLEGNQVDPSVAMGVKEMLDKQGIKY
- a CDS encoding ABC transporter permease, with amino-acid sequence MNSKPLSNSERVAMIQNQRKRNQYQNALLSLIGILGFLILWQVVCMFKIVDSKYLSAPVQIFNLFITKLGNPDPDGAVIGVNVLSSLTVALSGFGLAIVIGIPLGLFMGWYKGFDSFMRPLFEIVRPIPPVSWIPLTIVWLGIGLQAKALIVFFAAFVPCLINSYTGIRQTSEVLKNVAKTCGASNFTIFWKVGIPSSMTMAFAGVKVAIGNAWATLVAAEMLAASSGLGYMILMGRQFGRVDLVILGIVVIGAIGIIITALIGMLENKVLGWKKL